CGGGAAGGGCCCGGTCTCGGGGTCACGATAGTCACCATGGTGCTCAGCTTTAATGTGCTGAGCACCATGTTGTTGGCCGAGCTTCCGGGCGGCAACCTGGCAAACTACGGCGTGACAGGCCTGTTCATGTTCACGGTTGTCACGGTGGGGCTGTTTGCACGCAAGTCGATTTGGGTTGGCGCCGAGTGGATGTTGCTTATGGCTTGGCTGCTGTATGCGGTGGTGCCAGCGATGCTGTCTCAGGATGTCGAGAGCAGCATGTTCAAGGTGCTAACGGTGCTTCAGTTGGCTGTGTGGGCACTTGCGATTCAACAATCCATATTGTGGCGCATGGGTGCAACTGCACCGCTCTTGATGTATGGCGCAGCCGTCACGGTTGCGTACGCCGTGAGCTTTGCTGGTATCGGGGTGGGTGTTGTTGAAGGCAGTCCTGATGCCACCGGCCGAGTCGCCAGTACGCTCGTCAATGCAAACACATTTGGCGCAGCTGCCGTCATGGGATTGAGTTTGTGTCTCCTGGCTGCGTCTGGACCCCTCGGCCCCAAGGCGTGGCTTATCCAAGTGGTTATGGCTCTGGCCTTGGTTGTTGCCGTGGTCAACAGTGGCTCTCGTACTGCACTGGTCGGCATGCTGTTCTTGCTGCTAGGGGCATCCTGGGCGTTTCAGTTTTGGCGCCTGAAGCAGTTTGTCAGGATGTTTCCATCGTTCCTGATGATTGTCGTCGTGGCGAGCGCGACCTACTTCGTTGTCAAGGACATGCCAGTCTTTGCTGATCGTGTTGACAGTGTTTTTTCTCTCGAAGACTCGAATTCTATGGTCAGCCGTCTGTGGGACTTTATCGGTGTTGTCGGTGCTGGTTCGCTCAGCGCGGAAGAGGGTGGTGAATCGATGTCCCAACGGTTTGAGCTCGTGCTCGTGGGGCTGGATTTGCTCTTGCAGAGCAACTTGGTTGGCATCGGGCCGGACAACTTTCGATCGCTCATTGGTGCGTATTCCCATTCGAACGTGATCGAGATCCTGGTGGCAACCGGCGTTGTCGGTATTCTGCTTTACTACAGCATCTATGTCGCTTTGGTGTGGCGCTGCGCGAGCATCTTGCGCGTGGATCGGAGCCACCGTGTTGCCCGCATGGCACTCGTTGCGTTGGCCACGTTGTCGTTGATGGATATCCAACACGTCAGTTACGACACCAAGCAGGGCTGGCTCTTTCTCGCTATCTTGATCGGCACGGTGGAAGTCGCACGGCGGCGCGCGCTGGCCTCGCGTACGGCATCCAATAAAGCGGATAAGCGTACCGCCGAGGATTCACATGCACCGGAGGCGACTGGCGTCATGGCAACACCGAGATTGGTGTCGCAGACGACCCTTGCGCCATCGACACCGATCAAGCTGGACACCGACCGGCATGTCGCGTTGAAGGCAATCCGTCCCCTGAAAGACTGAGGCC
The genomic region above belongs to Pseudomonadota bacterium and contains:
- a CDS encoding O-antigen ligase family protein gives rise to the protein MVLSFNVLSTMLLAELPGGNLANYGVTGLFMFTVVTVGLFARKSIWVGAEWMLLMAWLLYAVVPAMLSQDVESSMFKVLTVLQLAVWALAIQQSILWRMGATAPLLMYGAAVTVAYAVSFAGIGVGVVEGSPDATGRVASTLVNANTFGAAAVMGLSLCLLAASGPLGPKAWLIQVVMALALVVAVVNSGSRTALVGMLFLLLGASWAFQFWRLKQFVRMFPSFLMIVVVASATYFVVKDMPVFADRVDSVFSLEDSNSMVSRLWDFIGVVGAGSLSAEEGGESMSQRFELVLVGLDLLLQSNLVGIGPDNFRSLIGAYSHSNVIEILVATGVVGILLYYSIYVALVWRCASILRVDRSHRVARMALVALATLSLMDIQHVSYDTKQGWLFLAILIGTVEVARRRALASRTASNKADKRTAEDSHAPEATGVMATPRLVSQTTLAPSTPIKLDTDRHVALKAIRPLKD